TTGCCGCACCGTTGCTAATTGAACATATTCGCCAGAATTTTAATGCTAACCTTGTGGTTGTTTCACCGGATGCCGGGGGGGTTGAAAGAGCACGGGCGTTTGCAAAACGTCTGGATGCAGACCTGGCAATTATCGATAAGCGGCGATCAGCTCCCAACCAGGCCAAGGCCATGGCGGTTATCGGTGAGGTGCAAGGTAAGGCCGCGGTCATTCTGGATGACATGGCAGATACTGCCGGAACGCTAACCGAAGCGGCCCATGCGCTCAAAGAAAATGGGGCCAAAGAGATCCATGCCTGCTGTGCTCATGCGGTACTTTCCGGGCCGGCAATCGATCGAATTTCCGCTTCTGATATGAAAAGTGTGGTCGTCACCGACACCATACCGCTGCGAGAAAATGCCATCGCCTGCGGCAAAATAATCGTCATTTCGATATCAGAGCTGGTGGGTGAAGCCATTATCCGCAGCTATCGGGGCGATTCAGTGACGTCTTTATTCGTGTAGTGCATCTTATATGGAGTATGAGTTAAGGAGGATAACCCATTGGAACAAACTAGTTTAGAAGCTCAGGTCAGAAAAACAACCGGCAATGGTCCTGCACGGGTCTTGCGTCGTGAGGGCCGGATTCCGGCTGTATTATACGGCCCAAAAACCGAGACGGTTATGTTATCGATTGATAACAAAGAGTTTGAACAAATTGTTAAAAAATCCAGCATCGGTTCTGTTTTGCTCAAATTGCAAATTAAGAACGGGCAAACCGGATCGCGCTCGGCAATGGTCAAAGAACTTCAGACCCACCCGGTGACCGGACAATTTCTGCACGTTGATTTTTATGAAGTCGATCTGTCACGCAAGATTAATGCGATGATTCCGGTTACGGTGAAAGGCAAATCACAGGGAGTGGAAGATGGCGGCATATTACAGATCGTCCGCCGCGAAATAGAGGTGTTTTGTCTGCCGACGGCCATCCCGGAAACAATAGAAGTGGATATTAGTGACCTCGATATTGGGGGATCGGTTCACATCAATGATATTGATTTGCCCGACGATGTTGAATTGCCCGAGGATATTGATTTCACGGTTCTAACGGTCCTGGCACCGAAGGTTGAAGAAGAAATCGTTGAGGAAGAGGAGCTCGAGGAAGGCGAAGAAGTGGCTGAAGAAGGTGCCGAAGAAGCGCCAGAAGGTGAAGAGACCCCCTCCGAGGAAGAGTCAAAAGGGGAGTAACGGCCTGTCGGGCAGCAACGCCTGCTGCAGTTCTCAACCGGAACGACTGTGGGTGTTACATTATCGTCTGCTGTTTAGGCGGCCCCGGAACGAGAGGATAACAAGCGCTTGTTACCATCGCACATGCGTCTGATTGTCGGACTTGGCAACCCCGGGGCCCAATACGAAAATACACGGCATAATGCCGGGTTTATGGTGGCCGATAAGCTCGCCGGGGAATTTGGCATTTCCGTCAACAAGAACAAGTTCGACGTGCGTTTCGGCCGCGGCGACATCGAAGACCAGGCGGTCATGCTGGCCAAACCGATGGCATTTATGAACCGCAGTGGCTCGCCGGTTCAGAAATTGAGCGCTTACTTTAAAATACAAAGCAAGGATCTGATCGTTATTCACGACGACATCGACCTTGCCTTCGGAAGATTAAAAATAAAAGAGAAAGGAGGGCATGGCGGACACAAGGGCCTGAAATCGATTATCCATGCTGTTGGCGAAGACGCTTTTGTGCGTTTGCGTATCGGTGTTGGACGGTCCGAGACAGGGAGCAGCGTTTCAGATCATGTCTTGGGACCCTTTTACGACGACGAATCAAAGCTTTTGGGCACGATCATAGATCGGGCCCGGGATGCGGTGGTAACCATTCTAAAGGAAGGGACCAAGGCTGGAATGAATCAGTTTAATCAAAAGGATTGGTCATTAGAGTTAAAACGCTAACATATTAAATGGAGGAGAGGATGAATTACTTACCGTTAATTTGTACGCTGGTTGGTGCTGCGGGAGTGTTGTTTTCGATCATTCTTGCGGTTATGGTTAAAGGTGCGCCGGCCGGAAATGAAAAAATGCAGGAAATTGCCAATGCGATCAAGGAAGGTGCCATTGCCTATTTGAATCGGCAGCTGAAAAGTATGGGCATCGCCGGTATCATTATTTTTGCGATCATCATTTTTACACTGGGGGTAAAAACCGCCATCGGTTTTTTGCTCGGGGCCATCGCCTCTTTTCTGGCGGGTTATATCGGCATGCGCGTATCGGTTCTGGCCAACGTGCGCACTGCTGAAGCAGCCAAGGGCGGACTGTCCAAAGGCCTGTCCATGGCCTTTAAAGGCGGTTCGGTTACCGGAATGATCGTCGCCGGTCTGGCCCTGACGTCTGTGGCCGGTTATTATGCTATATTAATCCAAATGGG
The sequence above is drawn from the Desulfobacterales bacterium genome and encodes:
- a CDS encoding 50S ribosomal protein L25/general stress protein Ctc — its product is MEQTSLEAQVRKTTGNGPARVLRREGRIPAVLYGPKTETVMLSIDNKEFEQIVKKSSIGSVLLKLQIKNGQTGSRSAMVKELQTHPVTGQFLHVDFYEVDLSRKINAMIPVTVKGKSQGVEDGGILQIVRREIEVFCLPTAIPETIEVDISDLDIGGSVHINDIDLPDDVELPEDIDFTVLTVLAPKVEEEIVEEEELEEGEEVAEEGAEEAPEGEETPSEEESKGE
- a CDS encoding ribose-phosphate pyrophosphokinase, with protein sequence MEGISIFSGNSNPELATRICEYLNLSLGSAQVKTFSDGEIQIEIDENVRSKDVFVIQSTCAPVNDHLVELLLMIDALKRSSAKRITAVVPYFGYARQDKKVAPRVPISAKLVANMLAVAGANRVITMDLHAGQIQGFFDIPVDNIFAAPLLIEHIRQNFNANLVVVSPDAGGVERARAFAKRLDADLAIIDKRRSAPNQAKAMAVIGEVQGKAAVILDDMADTAGTLTEAAHALKENGAKEIHACCAHAVLSGPAIDRISASDMKSVVVTDTIPLRENAIACGKIIVISISELVGEAIIRSYRGDSVTSLFV
- the pth gene encoding aminoacyl-tRNA hydrolase, whose amino-acid sequence is MLPSHMRLIVGLGNPGAQYENTRHNAGFMVADKLAGEFGISVNKNKFDVRFGRGDIEDQAVMLAKPMAFMNRSGSPVQKLSAYFKIQSKDLIVIHDDIDLAFGRLKIKEKGGHGGHKGLKSIIHAVGEDAFVRLRIGVGRSETGSSVSDHVLGPFYDDESKLLGTIIDRARDAVVTILKEGTKAGMNQFNQKDWSLELKR